In Gemmata obscuriglobus, a single genomic region encodes these proteins:
- a CDS encoding DUF1559 domain-containing protein, which translates to MNTWRTLTAAAVLCGSVVLAAEPVTKKELETASENLKQVGLAFHAHADEHDSRPADDIADKDGRLLLSWRVALLPYLGEEKLYKQFKLDEPWDGPNNKKLIEKMPKVYAPARGKAKAGETFYQRFVGKDTIWTEKGSLKWAQIGDGLSNTALVVEAANPVTWSQPIDQTFNEKLPLPGLGGSFDGDFHVLMGDGSVYLFKKGGDPGEMKKVIMPNDGQPVNTDRLIKK; encoded by the coding sequence ATGAACACCTGGCGGACTCTTACGGCGGCGGCGGTGCTGTGCGGTTCGGTCGTGCTAGCGGCCGAGCCGGTGACCAAGAAGGAACTTGAAACCGCATCCGAGAACCTCAAACAGGTCGGTCTGGCGTTTCACGCGCACGCCGACGAACACGACAGCCGGCCGGCCGACGACATCGCCGATAAGGACGGCCGGCTCCTGCTGAGCTGGCGCGTCGCCCTGCTTCCGTACCTGGGAGAAGAGAAGCTGTACAAGCAGTTCAAGCTGGACGAGCCGTGGGACGGGCCGAACAACAAGAAGCTGATCGAGAAGATGCCGAAGGTGTACGCCCCGGCACGCGGCAAGGCCAAGGCGGGCGAGACCTTCTACCAGCGGTTCGTCGGCAAGGACACCATCTGGACCGAAAAGGGTTCGCTCAAGTGGGCACAGATTGGCGACGGTTTGTCGAACACGGCCCTCGTCGTGGAAGCCGCCAATCCTGTGACCTGGAGCCAGCCGATCGACCAGACGTTTAACGAGAAACTGCCGCTGCCGGGGCTCGGCGGGTCGTTCGACGGGGACTTTCACGTTCTCATGGGAGACGGGTCGGTTTACCTTTTTAAAAAGGGTGGCGACCCGGGCGAGATGAAAAAAGTGATCATGCCCAACGACGGACAGCCGGTTAACACTGATAGGCTGATAAAGAAGTGA